In Methylobacterium sp. WL1, the sequence TGGCTCCGGCGCGCTCACGATGGCGCCCCGCCGCGGCTTGGCCTGGACCAGGCCGGTCGCCGCCAGTTGCAGCAACGCCTCCCGGATCGGCGTGCGCGAGACGCCGAAGCGCAAAGCCAGCTGGTTCTCATCGAGGCGCGACCCGAGCGCAAGATCGCCCGAGACGATCTCGTCCTCGATCCGCTGCCTCAGGCGCTGGGCGTGACTCATCCCTCCGGTCCCTCTGCGCCGACCATGGACGCTGCCTGCCTCGGCTTCCTGAAACACCGGCCGACGTTCCGCCAGTCACATATGCTTCAGTGTTGACAAAATATACAAGAGCGTCTTTCGTGCATACAAGCGCAGCATATTAGTATTGCGACGCACAAAATTGGTGCCGCCAAGTGTGCGGTGCGGGAGAACGCCATGACGCCAACACGTCGTTCGCTGGTTGCAGCCGCCCTCGCGGCGCCCGCCATCCTGAGATTCGGCCTCGGCGCCGCGCAAGCCGCGACCGTCCTGAAGCTGTCCCACCAGTTCCCGGGCGGGACCATCGACGAGGGCGATTTCCGGGACCGGATGTGCCGGAAATTCGCCCAGGCGGTCGGCGAGCGCTCGAAGGGCGCGCTGGAGGTTCAGGTCTATCCGGGCTCCTCGCTGATGAAGACGAACGCCCAGTTCGGCGCCATGCGCAAGGGCGCGCTCGACATGTCGCTCTACCCGAGCCCCTACGCGGGCGGCGAGATCGCGGAGCTGAACATCGGCCTGATGCCGGCGCTCGTGACCTCCTACGCGCAGGCTCTGGCATGGAAGTCGGCGCCGGTGGGCCGCAAGCTCACAGAGCTTTTGGAGTCCAAGGGGATCGTGCTGGTCTCCTGGGTCTGGCAGGCCGGCGGTGTCGCCAGCCGCGAGCGGGGGCTGATCGCGCCGGCCGACGCCAAGGGCATGAAGGTCCGCGGCGGCTCCCGCGAGATGGACCTGATGATGAAGCAGGCCGGTGCCGCCACCCTGTCGATCCCGTCGAACGAATCCTACGCTGCGATGCAGACCGGGGCCTGTGACGCGGTGATCACCTCGTCCACCAGCCTGATCTCGTTCCGCCTGGAGGAGCTCGCGAAGGCGCTGACCTCGGGCCGTGAGCGCTCCTACTGGTTCATGCTCGAGCCGATCATGATGTCCAAGACGGTGTTCTCCGGCCTGCCGAAGGACCAGCAGGACCTGATCATGGCGGTGGGCGCCGAACTGGAAGCCTTCGGGCAGGCGGGCGCGAAGGAGGATGACACTCGGGTGGAGGCGATCTTCTCCAAGGCCGGCGCCAAGGTCTCGCAGCTCGACGAGCAGTCGCTGAGCCAGTGGCGCGAACTCGCCCGGGAGACCGCCTGGAAGGACTATGCCGGCCGCAACGCGAGCTGCGCGGAGTTGCTGAAGCTGGCGGAGCAGGTCGCGTGAGCCACGGCTTCGACGCCGCCACCGCGATCCCGGACGCGAAGGGCGCAGAGGAGCCGCGCCTTCCCGGCCTGCTCGGCCTGTTCGACCGGGCGCTGCGCGGCATCAACCGCGTGATCCTCGGCCTCGGCGGCCTCTGCCTCGTCGGCGCCTGCCTAGTGCTGAGCCACAGCGTCGTTGTCCGCTACCTCCTGAAGGAGCCCACCGACTGGCAGGACGAGATGGCGGTCTTCCTGATCGTCGGGGCGACCTTCTTCTCCGCCGCCGGGGTCCAGGCCAAGCGCGGTCACGTCGCGATCGAGGCGCTGACCGGGCTGCTGCCGCCGGCGGTCAACCGGGTCCGGCTGCTGCTGGTAGACGTGATCAGCCTGATGTTCTGCCTGTTCTTCGCCTGGAAGAGCTGGTCCCTCGACCACGAGGCCTGGGTCGACGGCCAGACCTCGCAATCGACCTGGGGGCCCCCGCTCTGGATCCCCTACACGCTGATGGCCGCCGGCATGAGCCTGCTGTGCCTGCAATTCGTCCTGCAGATCGCCGAGGCTCTGCTCTACGGGCCGCGGGCGGCGGGCTGGGCCAAGCCGAAGATCGGCATCGGCGCCGACGTCAACAAGGATATGCGCGACGCGCCCGCGGTCACCCCGCAGGGGCCCGATCCGATGGGCCGGACGGTCGACGCGAGGGTCAAGTGATGAGCACGGCGGCGATCGGCTTCCTGTATGCGGGAGCCACCCTCGGGGCGATGCTGTCGGGCATCCCCATCGCGTTCGCGCTCGGCGCGGTGGCGCTGGCCTTCATGGTCGCGTTCATGCCGAGCGCCTCCCTCGATACGGTCGCGCAGAACGTCTACGAGGAGATGGCCTCGATCACCCTGCTGTCGATCCCGCTGTTCATCCTGAAGGGCGCGGCGATCGGGCGGTCCCGGGCGGGCCAGGACCTCTATTCGGCGATGCATGCCTGGATGCATCGCATCCCCGGCGGCCTCGGCATCGCAAACGTCTTCGCCTGCGCGTTGTTCGCCGCCATGGCGGGCTCGAGCCCGGCGACCTGCTCGGCGATCGGCTCGGCCGGCATTCCGGAGATGCGCAAGCGCGGGTACTCGCCGGGCTTCGCCGCCGGGATCATCGCGGCCGGCGGGACCCTCGGGATCCTGCTGCCGCCCTCGATCACCATGATCCTGTACGCGGTCGCCTCGGAGCAATCCCTTGGGCGCCTGTTCCTGGCCGGGATCGGACCGGGGCTGTTGCTGGTCGCCCTGTTCGCCACTTGGGCGATGTACCGGTTCCGGTCGGAATTCACCGCCGCCAAGGCGGTGCTGGAGCGCGGCGGACCGGCCTCGCCGATCCTGGCCGACGAACAATACAGCATGGCCCAGCGCTTCTCGACGTTGCCGCGGGTGCTGCCGTTCGTGGTCCTGCTCACCGGCGTGATGGTGGCGCTCTACGGCGGCTACGCCACGCCCTCGGAGACGGCCGGTCTCGGCGGCCTGCTGGCGCTCGGCCTGATCGCCGCGATCTACGGCGTGTGGCGGTTCCGGGACGTCAGCCCGATCCTGATCGCGACGTTGCGGGAATCGACCATGCTGATGCTGATCATCGGCATGTCGCTGCTCTACGCCTACGTGATGAGCTACCTGCATCTGTCGCAATCGGCCGCGGCCGCGATCGTGGCGATGCAGCTCTCGCCCTGGGTGCTGCTGGTGACGATCCTCGGCCTGGTGATCGTGCTCGGCTTCTTCCTGCCGCCGGTCTCGATCATCCTGATGACCGCCCCGATCATCCTGCCGCCCCTCAAGGCCGCGGGCTTCGACCTGGTGTGGTTCGGAGTGGTGATGACCATCACCATGGAGATGGGGCTGATCCACCCGCCGGTGGGCCTCAACATCTTCGTCATCAAGAACATCGCCCCCGACATCCCGCTCTCGGACATCATCTGGGGCACCCTGCCCTTCGTGATCCTGATGGCGGTGGCGATCCTGATCCTGTGCCTGGTGCCGGGGATCGCCATGTGGCTGCCGGACCTGCTCCTCGCGACGACGCGGTAGCGCCGGACTTCCCAACAAACGGCGGTGCCGGTAACCTTCGCTGTGTGACCGGCGCCGCTGCCCTATATATTCGAGATGACCGACCTTCAGACCATCCAGATGCTGCACACGGCGAACGTGATCGCCGAGGACGAGATCGACGCCAGCGTCGAGGCGTTCCTCGCCGGGGCGGTGGGCGAGCCCTACCGGTTCCGCAGCGGCCACCGGCTGAACCTCGTCAAGGCGGTGCGCAGCCATCCCGGTGCCCAGGAATTCGTCGGGCGCGCCAATGTCGGCACGCAGTTGAAGCGGCCCTTCGTGCGGGCGGCGATCCTGCAGGCACGACCGTTGAAGGGGTGAAGGCGGGGCGGCGGGTTCCGAGCGTGTTCGAGGAGGCTGTGCCGGCCCGCTCAGGTCATCCTGAAGGACTTCCCGCTAAGAGCGCGTAAGATTCGGGGGGATGAGCCAAAGAGCGTGGTGGGGCTCTTCTCCCGTGCGCGCAGGCGGATCCGCCGCTCGGGCCGGGCAATACGGGGGCGGGATGGAACGTGGGTCCCCTCGCCCGCACGGAGAAGGCCGCGCGTGGCGGCCCAAAGAGGCCAGTTTTAGGACGTCGCGTTGTTCGGGATGAGGGATCCCGCACCGGTTTCCGGTGCGCAAGCCCGTGGGCGACCGCACCGAAACGCGGTGCACGGTCGGTTAAAAACCCTCGAAATCCGATCTCGCCAGACGTGGTTTTGAACTCTGGCAACGCTGCCGGCATCGCGCGTTGTACAATGCCGACACGCGCGAACCGATCCGCCTGAATTCAGCGTCCCTCGGACTTCTTAACGGCCGCCGAGACGGGGTTCTTCTGCGACGGTGCCGCCGCATTCATCTTCGGCACCGCCTTCTTGGGCTTCTTCGTCTCACGATTGCTACGCTGCTTCTCGGAGGCCATGCTGTCGATCCTTCGGTTCGAGGCGGGTGACGTGACGGCGCGGTCGCGGCAGCGATGGCCTACGGTTTGACATGCGCGATGAAGCGCCCGCGGGCCCAGAGCTCGATGCGGTGACCGTCTAGCAGGGTGGTGGCGTGGCGCTCGGCCGCGTCGTCATCCAGGGCGTCCACCGGGACGGTCGAACGGACGCTGCCATTCGGGGAGAACCGGTAGGCCTGGTAGGTCGTCGGCGCGCCGGACGGGGTGGCCGGGAATACGAGGAAGTTTGCCATGTCTTCGTCCGCCGATCACAGGCGGGGACATGCCGTCCTCAGTCACCGGAGCCTGTTGCCGCTCTTCCGGTAATGCAATGAGCCTGCGCCCAAACCGCCGCAAAAGATAGTCGCTTCGCGGCGGCGCATCCCGATTCAGCGCGGAGTTGGCTGCAGGTCAAACTGCAGCGCTTTCCCCGCCACGCCCGCATCCTCTATGAACGGCGACGCGGGTTTTCCGGATGCTTCGCTGATCTATCGGCCGCCCTCGCCACGGCCTGCGTTACCCGAAGGACACCTTCATGAGTCTTGAGACGGTCCGCGCGTTCTTCGCCGACAAGGCGCCCGACATCGCGGTCATCGAGCTGTCCACCCGCACTGCGACCGTGGTGGAAGCCGCCGCCGGCCACGGGGTCGCCCCGGCTCAGATCGCCAAGACGCTCTCGATCCGCATCGGCGATCAGGTCGCCTTGGTGGTGACCCGCGGCGACGCGCGCCTCGACAACAGGAAGGCGAAGGCCGTGTTCGGTGGCAAGGTCCGGATGCTCGATCTCGGCGAGGTCGAAGCGCTCACGGGCCACCCGGTCGGCGGGGTCTGCCCGTTCGGGCTGGCCGCGCCGCTGCCGGTCTATTGCGACGTCTCGCTCCGGGCCTTCGACGAGGTCGTCCCGGCGGCCGGCAGCACGAACAGCTCCGTGCGCATCACCCCCGGCCGCATGGCCGAATTGACCGGGGCCGTCTGGGTCGATGTCTGCCAGGAGCCCGGGTGAGCGAAGGGCTCAACGGCCACTCCATTCCGGCGTGCGCTTGCCCAGGAACGCCTCCATGCCCTCCCGAAAATCCTGGCTCATGTAGCACAGCAGGGTCAGGTCATCGCCGGGATGCGGCGCGCCATCGGCGGTCGGCTCCTCCTCGGCGAGGCGGCGCAGGCCTTCCTTGGTGGCCTGCATGGTGAGCGGCGCGTGGCCGGCGAGCAGCTGTGCCAGGGCGTCGACGCGGTCGGTCAGCGCCGCGCGGTCGTCCACCACCTCGCCGACGAGGCCGATGGACAGCGCCTCCTCGGCGCCCACGAGGCGTGCGGTGAAGATGATGTCCTTCACCCGCGCCGGACCGATCAGCCCCGAGAGCCGCTTGAGATTACCCTGGCTGAGGCAGTTGCCGAGGGTTCGGGCGATGGGGAAGCCGAATCGGGCGTCGCGTGTGGCGATCCGCAGGTCGCAGGCCGCCGCTATGGCGGCGCCACCACCCGTGCAGGCGCCGGCGATCGCCGCGATGGTCGGCACCCGCAGCCGTTCCAGGGCGCCGAGCACCCGGTCCATGAAGCGCTCGTAGCCCAGCGCGTCCTCGGCGGTCTCGAAGCTGCGGAACTGGGCGATGTCGGTGCCGGCCGCGAAGGCCTTGTCGCCGGCACCGGTGATGATCAGCGCCTTCACGGCCGGATCGGCGGCGATCGCCTCGCAACAGGTGATCAGCCCCTGGTACATCGCGAAGGTCAGCGCGTTTCGCGCCTGCGGCCGATTGAGGACGATCCGGGCGATCCCGGCCGCGTCGGTGGTGAACAGCAGCTCGTCGGTGGCGGGCGTGGCACTCATCGCTGCGTCTCCGGGTCGGGGAGGATTCAGGCCGCGGTCTCGCGGACCACGCCCCTGTCGATCAGGCCGTCGATCTCGGCGGCGGTGTAGCCCGCCTCGCCCAGGATCGCTCGGGAATGCTCGCCGAGCAACGGCGCAGGTCCGTGGACCCGACCGGGCGTGTCGGAAAACTTCACCGGCAGACCGAGCGTCTTCATGCGGCCGACCCGGCTGTGCTCGACCTCCACCACCATCTCGCGAGCGAGCGTCTGCGGGTCCCGGTGCATGGCGTTGACGTCGAGCACCGGCCCCGCCGGGACGCCCCCGGCTTCGAGGCGTCCGAGCCAGACCTCCGACGTCTCCGCGGAGAAGATCGGCGCCAGGGTGGCGGCGAGTTCGTGGCGGTTGGCCATGCGGTCGCGGTTGAGGGCGAAGCGCGGATCCTCGGCCAGGGCCTCGGCGTCGATCGCCTTGAGCATCCGCAGCCAGTTGGTCTGGTTGGCCGCCCCGATAGTGATCCAGCCGTCGGCGGTCTCGAACGCCTCGTAGGGGGCGTTCAGCGGATGGGCCGAGCCCATCGGCCCCGGGGCGATCCCGGTGGCCATGGCGATGGCCGACTGCCAGTAAGTGTGGGTGATCCCGGCCTCGAACAGCGAGGTGTCGACCGCTTGGCCCCGTCCGGTCTTCAGCCGGTGCACATAGGCCGCGAGCACGCCCATGGCGGCCAGGATCCCGGCGGTGATGTCGGTCACCGGCGGTCCGCACTTCATCGGCGGCCGGCCGGGGCCCTCCCCGGTCACCGACATCAGACCACTCATCCCTTGCGCGACCAGGTCGAACCCGGCGCGGTCGGCATAGGGTCCAGTGCGGCCGAAGCCCGAGAGCGAGCAGTAGACCAGTGCGGGAAACTCCTGCCGCAGGCTGTCGTAGCCAATGCCGAGGCGCTCCATGGTGCCGCCGCGGTAATTCTCGATCAGCGCGTCGGCCGTCCCGAGCAGCCGGCGCAGCACCGCCAAGCCGTCCGGGTTCTTGAGGTCGAGGCTCAGCCCGCGCTTGCCGCGGTTCATCATCATGTAGGCGGCGCTCTCGCCCTCGAGCGCCGGGGGGACGGTGCGGCGGGTGTCGTCGCCGTCCATCTTCTCGACCTTGATGACCTCCGCGCCCATGTCGGCGAGCATCAGGCCGCAGACCGGGCCGGCCATGATGTGAGCCAGCTCGATCACCCGCATGCCGGCGAGCGGCCCGGACCGTCCGGTCGTCTCCACCATCGCGGCGCTACTCCCCGGCCGGCGCGGGCGCCACGGGACCCACCGGCCCGGTGACGGGGTCCACGAACTCGCGCTCGGGATGCATCGTGAAGGCGAGGGCCGCCCCGAGCAGGCATAGGCCGACCGAGCCGACGAACGGCAACGTCCAGCTCCCGGTCAGGTCGACGATGAGCCCGAACACGATCGGTGAGACGATCGCAGCAATGGCCGAACCGGTGTTCATCAGCCCGCTGGCGGTGCCGGCATATTTCGGCGCGATGTCCATCGGCACCGACCAGATCGGGCCGATCACCAGCTCGGCGAAGAAGAAGCCGGAGGACAGCAGCAGCGCCACCAGGGTCAGGTCGCGGGTGAGGAACACGCCCGCCAGACTCGCGGCCGCGCCGAGGAAGCCGACCACGATCACCGACAGGCGCGCGAGCTTCACGTTGCCGGTGCGATGGAGGATCGAGTCGCTCAGCATGCCGCCGACCGTATCGCCGACGACGCCGGCGAAGAAGACCCCCGACGCGAACAGGGCCGAGTTCTTCAGGTCGAGGCCGTAATTCTCCTTGAAGAAGCTCGGAAGCCAGCCGAGGAACAGCCACAGGGTCCAGCCGTAGCAGAAATACGTGATCGTCACCGGCAGCATGCGCCGGGCAAGCGGTCCCCACGGCACCGATTGCTTCGCGCCGACCTTGCGCGGCGGCGGCAGCGCGTCGAGTTCATCGGCGGTGATCTTCGGGTGATCGGACGGATCGTCTCGGAAATACAGGTACCAGATTACCACCCATACGAAGCTGATCCCGCCCAGGATCACGAAGCTGGTGCGCCATCCGAAATGGTACATCAGGAACGCCACGATCGGCGGCGCCACGGCGTTGCCGAGCCGGGCGAAGGCGTGGGTGATGCCCTGCGCGAAGCCGCGCCGGCCCGGAGCGGTCCAGTTCTGCATGGCCCGGGTTGCGGTCGGGAAGGTCGCGCCCTCACCGAAGCCGAGCAGTACGCGGGCCAGGAACAGGCTGACGATGCCGCCGACCAAACCGGTCAGGATCGTGGCCGAGGCCCAGACCAGACCGCAGACCAGCAGCGTGCGCCGCGCCCCGAACTTATCGCCGACGGAGCCGCCGATCACCTGGAAGATCGCGTACGGGTAGGCGAAGGCCGACAGGATCAGACCGAAGTCGGTCTTCGACATGCCGAATTCGCGGATGATCTCGGCGCCGGCGGTCGCGATGTTCACGCGGTCCAGATACGTGATGAAATACATCACGCAGAGCAGGCCGAGCACGGCGTTGGTGGCGCTGACGCGCTTCAACATCGACCATTCCTCCCTCGGAAACGCCGCGTTTCGCGGTCGCCTCGCGCCCCGTCCGGAGGGACGTGCGCATTTTGGTATTCGTTATTCAAACGCCTCTTGCACCGGAAGGCAACCATGCGTCGAGGGGACCCAGCACGAATTCAATTTGAGCGCCTCGAACGAAAAACGGGAGCCTTGCGGCTCCCGTTGGACGTTTGCGGGTCTGGATCGTGTCGGTTCCGTCAAACCGTCGCTGGCTGGAGCTGACCGGTCTCCGCCTCGCCGCCCAGCGCCTTGCCGCGCGGACCGACCCAGCTACCGACCCACTTGCGCTGCCACAGCATCAGGCATCCGAGCACCGCGGTCGTGAACACCGCGTAGCCGACGAAGCCGAGCGAGAATGAGCCGGTGTACTGCTTCGAGAGGCCCATGACGTTCGGCAGGATCGCGCCGCCGAGCGCCCCGACCTCGCCGATCATCGAGCCTGCGACGGCGGTGTTGGCCGGCCAGCGCAGGGGCACGAGCTGGAACAGGGCGCCGTTGCCGGCACCGAGCGCCGCGAAGCAGAGCATGAACAGCAGCGTGGTCACGGCGAGCGAGGGCGTCGCCATCAGCGACAGGAAGGTCGCGATCGCCGCGAGCAGCACCACCGACAGGACCGCGATCCCGCCCATCCGGTCGGCGTAATACCCGCCGACGATCCGGATGCCCGAGCCCATGAAGGCCGCCAGCATGGTCAGGCGGCCGGCCTCCACCTTAGTCACCGAGAACTGCTCGTAGAAGAAGGTCGGCAGGAAGTTCGACAGGCCGACGAAGCCCCCGAAGGTGATCACGTAGATCAGCGAGAACGCCCAGCCGTCCTTGGTGAACAAGCAGGAGACGTGCTCCTTGAACGACTGGTGCGCGGTATCCGGCGGCTCCTTGGCGAACACGATCATGACCGCGAGCGGGATCAGCATCACCACGCCCGCGAAGGCGTAAGTGGTCTGCCAGCCGTAGGCCTGCGCCAGCGGCGGGGCGAACAGCACGGCCAGCACGGTTCCGGAATTGCCGGCCCCCGCGATGCCCATCGCCAAGCCCTTGTGCTCAGGCGGGAACCAGCCCGAGCCGAGGGACAGAGCCACGCCGAAGGAGGCGCCCGCGATGCCGAGCAGCACGCCCATGGCGAGCACATCGTTGTACGAGGAGACTGCGAAGAAGCCGTAGGCCATCGCCATCATGATCACGGTCATCTCCGTGATCGCAGCGTTCTTCCGGCCGATATACTGGGCGAGGATTCCGAGCGGGAAGCGCATCAGCGCGCCGGCCAAGATCGGGAGCGAGATCATGAACCCGGTCTGGGCCGGCGTCAGCTTGTAGGTCTCGGTGATGAACGGGCCCATGGCGCCGTTCAGGACCCAGATGGCGAAGCAGAAATCGAAGTAGAGGAACGCCGCAAACAGTGTCGGGGGGTGACCCGACTTCATCGCCGTCTTGAAGCTGGCCATAGCTGGTGCTCGTCTAAGTGAGGCGAACCGCTACGCGGTCGCTCATGCCGGGGATCCGGACTCACACCGTCCGCTGTTTGGAGCGTCGTTGCTCCGCCGCCGCAGCAGGGCGCGGCGCTTCGGCAATGCAGCATGCGTGCCAAATTTTTAGGGGGCGCCATAGGGTTTTTGAGATCGCTCTGCCAGTACGGCCTTCAATCGGCCCACGCCGTCGTTCAAACCGCAGCGAAGCTCACCAGCGCGATCCCGGACCGGGGTGTTTTCCTCGGTTACTTCGCCGCGCTTGCACTGACAGGCGAGACGCAGCTGGCCCCACGCCACCCGGGATGAGGTGGCGTGGGGCGCTATGCGCGAACGAGACTTTGCGTGCTGTCACGACCGTCCGGCAACGCATCCGACCTAAAAAAACCCGATCTCGGCCGGCGGCAGCATTGGCGTCGATCCGGGCAACCCTGCCCCGGAATCGGGCGATCCGCGAAACCGCGCGCCTCAGCGGTGCCCCCTCAACGGCACGAAACGACGGTACGGACGATCCAACCCTCCTGGGGCACCCAGAACTTGCGACGGGCGCGGCCGCACTCGCGCTCGGGCTGGGTCCCCGACGTCCAGGTCCCGGCCGGCTCGGCGACCTTGGTCGGCTCCGCCGTCGCGGCCCGGCGGGCCTGCGCGCTCGGTCCGACAACCAGGGCCGCAACCAGAATTGTAGCGCTCACCAAAACACGCGCGTGCACGACCAAGACCCTTCGCCCGACGAAAATGCCGGTGGCTGGCATCAACCGGAGGTTGCTGACCGGCGCAAGGCCGGTGCCGCTCGGAACCGGATTCGTCCCGCCCGTTCCTGCATCAGGGTGAACGGAGGGGTAGGCGGTTGAGGCAGGAACGCAACACAAGTGCGGAGAAGTACACGCGGCGACAGCAGACTTCACCCGGTGAGGACGCATGCAACTTGGCGATGCCGCAGGATCTTTGCTAAGGCCTGGAATGAGCTTGGCTTTGTATTCGTGCTGGCCTGCTCGATCGCGCGCCGCCGCACGCTCCCGGTGACGCCGCGCCATCCAGGGAAAACCGCGCCATGTCCGCCCCGTTCCGCCGCCTGTTCCTGGCCGGCTTCACCGTCCTCGCGCTCGCCTCGACTGCCCAAGCCCAAGGTCGCGGCCCGGTCGCCGAATCCGGGATCGATGGGTTCGGCGATGACGGACAGCTCTATCAGGACCAGAACGGCGCGTTCTACGTCCGCCGCGGCGACCGCTACCTGCCCTATACCGGCCGCCCGCCGGTGGTCCGCCCGGCTCCTCAGGCCGCCCCGGCGCCGCAGGCAGCCCCGGTCTACGCTCCGGATTTCGACGATCCGACCGCGCCGCCCCGGCGCGCCGCCGGAACGCCACCGGCCGAGGGTCTCTCCCCGATCGAGGCGGCCAAGGCGAAGGCCGTGCTGCGCGCGCCCGACGACGGTCCGATCGACTACGCCAAGGCGTATGGGCCGATCCCGGACGACGTATTCCCGGTCCAGGCCTTCAACTACAAGAAGATGAACCCGGCCTACCTCCGGCAGGAGATCGCCTATAACGGCCCCTACGAGCCGGGCACGATCATCGTGGACCCGCGGGCCCACCAACTTACCCTGGTCGAGCAGGGCGGCCGCGCCCGCCGCTACGGCGTCGGCGTCGGCAAGCAGGGCTTCTCGTGGTCCGGCACCGCCACGGTCAATTCCAAGCAGGCCTGGCCGGATTGGTACCCGCCCAAGGAGATGATCGCCCGCAGCCCGAAGCTCGCCAGCGAGGTCGACAAGCTGCAGAGCGGCCTCGGCGTCGCGGGCGGCCTGCGCAACCCGCTGGGCGCGCGCGCCATGTATCTCTGGCAGGGCAACAAAGACACGCTGTTCCGCATCCACGGCACCCTCGAGCCGTTCTCGATCGGCAAGAGCGTGTCCTCGGGCTGCATCCGGATGATCAACCAGGACGCGATCGACCTGTTCAGCCGGGTCAACGTCGGCTCGAAGGTCGTCGTCCTGAACTGATTTTTTCGGATTTGGGGGGCAGCGTCAGGCCAGGGTGCGGCGGTGCTCCCCCAGGATCCGCCGGACCGTGCCGGCCTCCGAGCGGTAGACCACCGTCTCGGTCTGGATCCGGTCGGGCCGGAAGCGGACGCCGCGGAGCAGCGCGCCGTCGGTCACGCCTGTGGCGGCCACGATCACGTCGCCGCTGGCGAGATCCACCAGATCGTATTTCCGGTTGAGGTCGTCGATGCCCATCTCGGCAGCGCGGCGGCGGCGCTCGGCCGTGTCCAGGATCAGCCGTCCCTGCATCTGGCCGCCGATGCACCGCATGGCTGCAGCCGCCAGCACCCCCTCGGGGGCGGCACCGGTGCCGAGATAGATGTCGATGCCGGTCTCGCCCGGGCTCGCCGTGAAGATGATGCCGGCGATGTCGCCATCCGAGATCAGCCGCACCGCGGCGCCCGCGGCGCGGACTTCCGCGATCAAGCCCGCATGCCGGGGGCGGTCGAGGATCAGCGCGGTGATCTGATCGGGATCGACGCCCTTGGCCCGGGCCAGCGCCGCGATGTTGTCGGCGGGGCTGGCGTCGAGATCGACCAGACCGGGCCGGTATCCGGGGCCGATGGCGATCTTCTGCATGTAGACGTCGGGGGCGGCCAGCAGCGAGCCGCGCTCGGCCATGGCCATCACGGCGATCGCACCCGGCATGTCCTTGG encodes:
- a CDS encoding TRAP transporter small permease, with the protein product MSHGFDAATAIPDAKGAEEPRLPGLLGLFDRALRGINRVILGLGGLCLVGACLVLSHSVVVRYLLKEPTDWQDEMAVFLIVGATFFSAAGVQAKRGHVAIEALTGLLPPAVNRVRLLLVDVISLMFCLFFAWKSWSLDHEAWVDGQTSQSTWGPPLWIPYTLMAAGMSLLCLQFVLQIAEALLYGPRAAGWAKPKIGIGADVNKDMRDAPAVTPQGPDPMGRTVDARVK
- a CDS encoding TRAP transporter large permease, producing the protein MSTAAIGFLYAGATLGAMLSGIPIAFALGAVALAFMVAFMPSASLDTVAQNVYEEMASITLLSIPLFILKGAAIGRSRAGQDLYSAMHAWMHRIPGGLGIANVFACALFAAMAGSSPATCSAIGSAGIPEMRKRGYSPGFAAGIIAAGGTLGILLPPSITMILYAVASEQSLGRLFLAGIGPGLLLVALFATWAMYRFRSEFTAAKAVLERGGPASPILADEQYSMAQRFSTLPRVLPFVVLLTGVMVALYGGYATPSETAGLGGLLALGLIAAIYGVWRFRDVSPILIATLRESTMLMLIIGMSLLYAYVMSYLHLSQSAAAAIVAMQLSPWVLLVTILGLVIVLGFFLPPVSIILMTAPIILPPLKAAGFDLVWFGVVMTITMEMGLIHPPVGLNIFVIKNIAPDIPLSDIIWGTLPFVILMAVAILILCLVPGIAMWLPDLLLATTR
- a CDS encoding YbaK/EbsC family protein, which produces MSLETVRAFFADKAPDIAVIELSTRTATVVEAAAGHGVAPAQIAKTLSIRIGDQVALVVTRGDARLDNRKAKAVFGGKVRMLDLGEVEALTGHPVGGVCPFGLAAPLPVYCDVSLRAFDEVVPAAGSTNSSVRITPGRMAELTGAVWVDVCQEPG
- the dctP gene encoding TRAP transporter substrate-binding protein DctP; translation: MTPTRRSLVAAALAAPAILRFGLGAAQAATVLKLSHQFPGGTIDEGDFRDRMCRKFAQAVGERSKGALEVQVYPGSSLMKTNAQFGAMRKGALDMSLYPSPYAGGEIAELNIGLMPALVTSYAQALAWKSAPVGRKLTELLESKGIVLVSWVWQAGGVASRERGLIAPADAKGMKVRGGSREMDLMMKQAGAATLSIPSNESYAAMQTGACDAVITSSTSLISFRLEELAKALTSGRERSYWFMLEPIMMSKTVFSGLPKDQQDLIMAVGAELEAFGQAGAKEDDTRVEAIFSKAGAKVSQLDEQSLSQWRELARETAWKDYAGRNASCAELLKLAEQVA
- a CDS encoding enoyl-CoA hydratase/isomerase family protein — protein: MSATPATDELLFTTDAAGIARIVLNRPQARNALTFAMYQGLITCCEAIAADPAVKALIITGAGDKAFAAGTDIAQFRSFETAEDALGYERFMDRVLGALERLRVPTIAAIAGACTGGGAAIAAACDLRIATRDARFGFPIARTLGNCLSQGNLKRLSGLIGPARVKDIIFTARLVGAEEALSIGLVGEVVDDRAALTDRVDALAQLLAGHAPLTMQATKEGLRRLAEEEPTADGAPHPGDDLTLLCYMSQDFREGMEAFLGKRTPEWSGR
- a CDS encoding CoA transferase; the encoded protein is MVETTGRSGPLAGMRVIELAHIMAGPVCGLMLADMGAEVIKVEKMDGDDTRRTVPPALEGESAAYMMMNRGKRGLSLDLKNPDGLAVLRRLLGTADALIENYRGGTMERLGIGYDSLRQEFPALVYCSLSGFGRTGPYADRAGFDLVAQGMSGLMSVTGEGPGRPPMKCGPPVTDITAGILAAMGVLAAYVHRLKTGRGQAVDTSLFEAGITHTYWQSAIAMATGIAPGPMGSAHPLNAPYEAFETADGWITIGAANQTNWLRMLKAIDAEALAEDPRFALNRDRMANRHELAATLAPIFSAETSEVWLGRLEAGGVPAGPVLDVNAMHRDPQTLAREMVVEVEHSRVGRMKTLGLPVKFSDTPGRVHGPAPLLGEHSRAILGEAGYTAAEIDGLIDRGVVRETAA
- a CDS encoding MFS transporter, with product MASFKTAMKSGHPPTLFAAFLYFDFCFAIWVLNGAMGPFITETYKLTPAQTGFMISLPILAGALMRFPLGILAQYIGRKNAAITEMTVIMMAMAYGFFAVSSYNDVLAMGVLLGIAGASFGVALSLGSGWFPPEHKGLAMGIAGAGNSGTVLAVLFAPPLAQAYGWQTTYAFAGVVMLIPLAVMIVFAKEPPDTAHQSFKEHVSCLFTKDGWAFSLIYVITFGGFVGLSNFLPTFFYEQFSVTKVEAGRLTMLAAFMGSGIRIVGGYYADRMGGIAVLSVVLLAAIATFLSLMATPSLAVTTLLFMLCFAALGAGNGALFQLVPLRWPANTAVAGSMIGEVGALGGAILPNVMGLSKQYTGSFSLGFVGYAVFTTAVLGCLMLWQRKWVGSWVGPRGKALGGEAETGQLQPATV
- a CDS encoding MFS transporter; its protein translation is MLKRVSATNAVLGLLCVMYFITYLDRVNIATAGAEIIREFGMSKTDFGLILSAFAYPYAIFQVIGGSVGDKFGARRTLLVCGLVWASATILTGLVGGIVSLFLARVLLGFGEGATFPTATRAMQNWTAPGRRGFAQGITHAFARLGNAVAPPIVAFLMYHFGWRTSFVILGGISFVWVVIWYLYFRDDPSDHPKITADELDALPPPRKVGAKQSVPWGPLARRMLPVTITYFCYGWTLWLFLGWLPSFFKENYGLDLKNSALFASGVFFAGVVGDTVGGMLSDSILHRTGNVKLARLSVIVVGFLGAAASLAGVFLTRDLTLVALLLSSGFFFAELVIGPIWSVPMDIAPKYAGTASGLMNTGSAIAAIVSPIVFGLIVDLTGSWTLPFVGSVGLCLLGAALAFTMHPEREFVDPVTGPVGPVAPAPAGE